A single region of the Plantactinospora soyae genome encodes:
- a CDS encoding ATP-binding protein yields the protein MREELAGRLRQLRELTGRSLRELARDIHVSSSSLSRYFSGQAVPPWPTVVALCRAAGRDPRPLREVWERAKDGPQTDTVATATVRNDLPHDITAFTGRRAELDVLLRAARNTSVVAIDGMGGVGKSALAVHAAHLLIADFPGGQLYLDLHGFTPGRERVEPAEALRVLLAVLGLPPGRIPDGVAERAALWRSELATRRAIVLLDNAADAEHVRDLLPGAGQSFVVITSRRRMVELDGVQPISLDVLPIQEAAELFVESAGGARPGDVGEVLRRCGNLPLAIRVAAARLRHRPAWTLDTLVERLREGGPVVSDVFEMSLRQLDPAQRRMFGLLGLVPGEDIDAYGAAALAGIPLANARALLEDLVDAHLVQEPAAGRYRMHDLLRQVARADDAALDPVPAITRLADYYLSGMLAVKKLVEILIPLPVIVSQPPPALPDLSGYDKVVDWMETEWVNLTTAFSLAVELRIDAPAVGLAQLATISEARRGGTAQLRRGLELSMPAAERLGDRRVLASHRYLLGAVLLRVGRLADAVPELEAARVLMAAEGDVISEALTLLQLADIRLYTADAEGAVELLHQATVLLSPREAAVLVRVRTGLGLALVQLGKYDDARQVVTEVIETARGLDRQTERWCLEVLGRAALGLGDARTALDLAEQTVALNRVTRHPILEAASLTDAAVALRHLGRTEEAAARHAEAVHILERAGEPHRVVLSLLPYAEACLVTGDRDAAARHFQAALDIGTAHGIDYVVSAARTRLARAS from the coding sequence GTGCGCGAGGAGTTGGCGGGACGGCTACGGCAGTTACGTGAGCTGACCGGACGGAGTCTGCGCGAGCTCGCCCGCGACATCCACGTCAGCAGCTCCTCGCTGTCGCGCTACTTCTCCGGCCAGGCCGTTCCACCCTGGCCGACGGTGGTGGCGCTCTGCAGGGCGGCTGGTCGAGACCCCAGGCCACTGCGTGAGGTGTGGGAGCGGGCCAAGGACGGGCCGCAGACGGATACGGTCGCCACTGCGACGGTACGCAACGACCTGCCACACGACATCACCGCGTTCACTGGACGCCGGGCGGAGTTGGACGTCCTCCTCCGCGCCGCGCGGAACACGTCGGTGGTGGCGATCGACGGCATGGGCGGGGTGGGTAAGTCCGCGTTGGCCGTACACGCCGCGCACCTGCTGATCGCCGACTTCCCCGGTGGCCAGCTCTACCTGGATCTGCACGGGTTCACGCCGGGCCGGGAGCGGGTGGAGCCCGCGGAGGCACTGCGGGTGCTGCTGGCCGTGCTCGGGTTGCCACCCGGCAGGATTCCCGACGGGGTCGCCGAGCGGGCCGCGCTGTGGCGGTCGGAGTTGGCGACGCGGCGCGCGATCGTGCTGCTGGACAACGCCGCCGACGCCGAGCACGTACGCGACCTGCTGCCCGGCGCCGGCCAGAGCTTCGTCGTGATCACAAGCCGTCGGCGGATGGTGGAGCTGGACGGCGTCCAGCCGATCTCGCTGGACGTCCTGCCGATCCAGGAGGCGGCCGAGCTGTTCGTCGAATCCGCGGGTGGGGCTCGGCCGGGTGACGTCGGCGAGGTGCTGCGCCGGTGCGGGAACCTGCCGCTGGCGATCCGGGTGGCCGCCGCGCGGCTGCGGCACCGGCCCGCGTGGACGCTCGACACCCTGGTGGAGCGGCTGCGCGAGGGCGGGCCGGTGGTGTCGGACGTGTTTGAGATGTCGCTGCGGCAGCTCGATCCCGCCCAGCGGCGGATGTTCGGGCTGCTGGGGCTGGTGCCGGGCGAGGACATCGACGCGTACGGTGCGGCTGCCCTGGCCGGGATCCCGCTGGCCAACGCCCGTGCCCTGCTGGAGGACCTGGTCGACGCCCATCTGGTCCAGGAGCCGGCGGCGGGTCGCTACCGGATGCACGACCTGCTGCGGCAGGTCGCCCGCGCCGACGATGCCGCGCTTGACCCCGTACCCGCGATCACCCGGCTCGCCGACTACTACCTGAGCGGCATGCTGGCCGTGAAGAAGCTGGTCGAGATCCTCATCCCGCTGCCGGTGATCGTGTCGCAGCCGCCTCCCGCGCTTCCCGACCTCTCCGGTTACGACAAGGTCGTCGACTGGATGGAGACCGAGTGGGTCAACCTCACAACGGCGTTCTCGCTGGCGGTGGAGCTGCGCATCGACGCGCCGGCGGTCGGGCTCGCCCAGCTCGCGACGATCTCCGAGGCGCGTCGCGGTGGCACGGCGCAGCTGCGCCGCGGGCTCGAGCTCAGCATGCCCGCCGCAGAGAGGCTCGGCGATCGTCGCGTACTCGCCTCGCACCGGTACCTGCTGGGCGCCGTGCTGTTGCGGGTCGGCCGGTTGGCGGATGCGGTGCCGGAGCTCGAGGCGGCCCGGGTGCTGATGGCTGCGGAGGGCGACGTCATCAGCGAGGCTCTCACGCTTCTGCAGTTGGCGGACATCCGGCTGTACACGGCCGACGCCGAAGGTGCCGTCGAGCTCCTGCACCAGGCGACCGTGCTGCTCTCACCCCGCGAGGCCGCCGTCCTGGTGCGGGTGCGTACCGGCCTCGGCCTCGCGCTGGTGCAGCTGGGAAAGTACGACGACGCCCGCCAGGTCGTCACGGAGGTGATCGAGACCGCGCGCGGACTGGACCGGCAGACGGAACGTTGGTGCCTGGAAGTGCTCGGCCGGGCGGCACTCGGCCTGGGCGACGCCCGGACCGCCCTCGACCTCGCCGAGCAGACCGTCGCACTCAACCGCGTGACCCGCCACCCGATTCTCGAGGCGGCCAGCCTCACCGACGCCGCCGTCGCCCTGCGCCACCTCGGCCGCACCGAGGAGGCGGCGGCCCGGCACGCCGAGGCCGTACACATTCTCGAACGGGCCGGTGAACCCCATCGGGTGGTGCTCAGCCTCCTCCCGTACGCGGAGGCGTGCCTGGTCACGGGTGATCGGGACGCTGCGGCGCGGCACTTCCAGGCGGCGCTGGACATCGGCACCGCGCACGGCATCGACTATGTGGTGTCGGCGGCGCGTACGCGTCTGGCCCGGGCGTCCTGA
- a CDS encoding AfsR/SARP family transcriptional regulator yields the protein MRFGLLGPVVAWSGGRAVPVGGARERYVLATLLLNADRLTPADRLVNALWPQPPSSARAQLHNLVSRLRGRVGGGVILTRPTGYELSTAGAEVDLLDFRELVERGRRAAATAAFAPAEALFSEALALWRGSALADVADELAGPARVALHEERLAAQEARLGSRLALGRHDEVLADVTPLIAEHPYRERLYETQMLALAAVGRRADALQLYREAYRRFDEELGVTPGTALRALERRILAGEVSTLGHAAPVVVPRELPPEISVLTGRSKLRAEIAGALRHHGGGGPSVAVLVGPGGVGKTALAVVTGGAVLDAFPDGQLFANLRGSHRDRADPHSLLGRFLRRLGVGDSAVPDDPDERIGLYRSTLAERRLLLVLDDAGAEAQVRPLLPGSPSCAILITSRYQLGALLDARRWTVPALDPEDSVELLARIVGADRVAAEPVAASAVVTLCGNLPLATCVAAGRLAGRPRWSLEKFRDRLARERGRLDELALGDLDVRASIATSYQLLEPTARLLLRRLGLLATPDWPAWVAAALLGDDEDALSGRLLETLADVHLIEPLGADPVGQDRFRLHDLIADFAAERATAEENPADRDAALTRVLSGWSGLAAIADERIGHSLQGAIGLPVPPVPYGAEGPARDAPQQWFETELTALTATVEQAGESGDAEITSGLALRMVGFLALRTYDVERERVLRAAVACARAHGADRYLVRLLLSLFGLAAQRSRFTELPELAAEGLALARKLGDRLGEVGALGNAGWAAQSVGRLTEAAEWFRAGLTACGEDTPPDLVRWLSLSVVRTRHEAGQSAQAVPLVERLLADRRPADSPRATAQLLTLGADVLLGVGRTDDAERALIEAAQILDGLNDELGLSHVDHAMAGVHLSRGEWVAAEERLARVLPVQERLGVRVELAGTLRTYGDLELGRGRKAAAAELLRRSLEIWQEIGAELEAIRTLARLAHCDPASAAATRGECRRVLHDLGLTDDALRLPGYL from the coding sequence ATGAGATTCGGATTGCTCGGACCGGTGGTCGCCTGGTCCGGAGGGCGCGCCGTGCCGGTCGGCGGCGCCCGGGAGCGGTACGTGCTCGCCACGCTGTTACTCAACGCCGACCGGCTGACACCGGCCGATCGGCTCGTCAACGCACTCTGGCCACAACCGCCCAGCTCCGCGCGGGCCCAGTTGCACAACCTGGTGAGCCGGCTGCGTGGCCGGGTCGGTGGCGGAGTCATCCTGACCAGGCCGACAGGCTACGAGCTCAGCACCGCCGGGGCGGAGGTGGATCTACTCGACTTCCGCGAACTGGTCGAGCGGGGTCGGCGGGCGGCGGCGACCGCTGCTTTCGCGCCCGCCGAGGCGTTGTTCAGTGAGGCGTTGGCGCTGTGGCGCGGCTCGGCCCTGGCCGACGTCGCCGACGAGTTGGCCGGCCCGGCCCGGGTGGCCCTGCACGAGGAGCGGCTGGCGGCCCAGGAAGCCCGGCTGGGCTCCCGTCTCGCGTTGGGCCGCCACGACGAGGTGTTGGCCGACGTGACACCCCTGATCGCGGAGCATCCGTACCGCGAGCGCCTGTACGAGACGCAGATGCTCGCGCTGGCGGCGGTGGGGCGGCGAGCCGACGCGCTGCAGCTGTACCGCGAGGCGTACCGGAGGTTCGATGAGGAGTTGGGGGTGACCCCCGGTACGGCACTACGCGCACTGGAACGGCGCATCCTCGCCGGCGAGGTTTCCACCCTGGGCCACGCGGCGCCTGTGGTCGTACCCCGTGAGCTGCCGCCGGAGATCTCCGTGCTGACCGGTCGGAGCAAGCTGCGCGCGGAGATCGCCGGGGCGTTGCGCCACCACGGCGGCGGCGGTCCCTCGGTCGCCGTCCTGGTCGGCCCCGGCGGCGTCGGTAAGACCGCGCTGGCGGTGGTGACCGGGGGTGCGGTGCTCGACGCCTTTCCAGATGGTCAACTGTTCGCGAACCTGCGGGGGTCGCACCGCGACCGGGCCGATCCACACAGTCTGCTCGGGCGGTTCCTGCGTCGACTCGGCGTCGGGGACTCGGCGGTACCGGACGACCCGGACGAGCGGATCGGACTGTACCGCAGCACCCTCGCCGAGCGCCGGCTGTTGCTGGTCCTGGACGACGCCGGCGCCGAGGCCCAGGTACGCCCACTGCTGCCGGGCAGCCCGTCCTGCGCGATTCTGATCACCTCGCGTTACCAGTTGGGGGCGCTGCTGGACGCAAGACGCTGGACGGTTCCCGCGCTGGACCCCGAGGACTCGGTGGAGCTGCTGGCCCGGATAGTCGGGGCGGACCGGGTCGCCGCCGAACCGGTTGCCGCGAGCGCGGTCGTCACGCTCTGCGGCAACCTGCCGCTCGCCACCTGCGTGGCTGCCGGTCGGCTCGCCGGACGTCCGCGGTGGAGTCTGGAGAAGTTCCGGGACCGGCTGGCGCGCGAGCGCGGGCGGCTCGACGAGTTGGCCCTCGGGGATCTGGACGTCCGGGCCAGTATCGCGACGAGTTACCAGCTGTTGGAGCCAACGGCCCGGCTGCTGCTGCGTCGGCTCGGCCTCCTCGCCACACCCGACTGGCCGGCCTGGGTCGCCGCCGCGTTGCTCGGCGACGACGAGGACGCGCTGTCCGGTCGGCTGCTGGAGACGTTGGCCGACGTCCACCTGATCGAACCCCTCGGTGCGGACCCGGTCGGTCAGGACCGGTTCCGGCTGCACGACCTGATTGCCGACTTCGCCGCCGAACGCGCCACCGCCGAGGAGAATCCGGCCGACCGGGACGCGGCGCTGACCCGGGTGTTGTCCGGATGGTCGGGGCTGGCCGCCATCGCGGACGAGCGAATCGGCCACAGCTTGCAGGGTGCCATCGGGCTGCCGGTTCCGCCGGTGCCGTACGGCGCCGAAGGTCCGGCCCGTGACGCGCCGCAGCAGTGGTTCGAGACGGAGCTGACCGCGCTGACGGCCACCGTGGAGCAGGCCGGCGAGTCGGGTGACGCCGAGATCACCAGTGGACTCGCGCTGCGCATGGTGGGCTTTCTCGCCCTGCGGACCTATGACGTCGAGCGGGAACGGGTGCTCCGCGCGGCCGTCGCCTGCGCCCGCGCGCATGGCGCGGATCGGTATCTGGTCCGGCTGCTGCTCAGCCTGTTCGGGCTGGCCGCGCAGCGGTCACGCTTCACCGAGCTGCCCGAGCTCGCCGCGGAGGGGCTTGCGCTCGCCCGGAAACTGGGCGATCGACTGGGCGAGGTAGGCGCGCTGGGCAACGCCGGCTGGGCGGCCCAGAGCGTCGGCCGGCTCACCGAGGCCGCGGAGTGGTTCCGTGCCGGGCTCACCGCGTGCGGCGAGGACACTCCGCCGGATCTCGTGCGGTGGCTGTCGTTGTCGGTCGTCCGTACGCGGCACGAGGCCGGTCAGTCCGCGCAGGCCGTTCCGCTGGTCGAACGGCTGCTGGCCGATCGGCGGCCGGCGGACTCCCCGCGTGCCACCGCCCAACTCCTCACCCTGGGCGCCGACGTGCTGCTCGGGGTCGGTCGGACCGACGACGCGGAGCGGGCGCTGATCGAGGCGGCGCAGATCCTCGACGGCCTCAACGACGAACTCGGACTCTCCCACGTCGATCACGCCATGGCCGGAGTGCACCTGTCCCGCGGTGAGTGGGTCGCCGCCGAGGAGCGACTGGCCCGGGTGCTGCCGGTGCAGGAGCGGCTGGGCGTCCGGGTCGAGCTGGCCGGCACGCTGCGTACGTACGGCGACCTCGAACTCGGTCGCGGTCGGAAAGCCGCCGCAGCCGAGCTGCTGCGCCGGTCGCTGGAGATCTGGCAGGAGATCGGCGCGGAGTTGGAGGCCATCCGGACGCTCGCCCGCCTGGCGCACTGCGATCCGGCCTCGGCAGCCGCCACGCGCGGTGAATGTCGACGGGTGCTGCACGATCTGGGCCTGACGGACGACGCGCTGCGCCTGCCCGGGTACCTGTGA
- a CDS encoding C40 family peptidase → MTGLAGAAVSTATPAQAAVTVRVESTITAHDLPYLNSPYIEGSALSAGQYVSVECYIRGREYVGDNFFWYRINTRYYPAYAIATATGIPQCGGPSTVPSAANGYSSPSFDAPFATGWFDSNETVQVLCVAAGQTYNGSNAWYFVKGYFLHASRLATRPALYTCRGFSTPGDEVAATIAAASSMVGRYPYSWGGGNQNGPTYGICCSPSGHDDRDVYGFDCSGLTQYAFYKGAGVNIGGDSRSQYSNGYRVPFSQRKAGDLIFWSNSSLSPSAIHHVAIYVGGGYIIEATRASSGPQVRRRSFSAGESGVMPAVVRPIR, encoded by the coding sequence GTGACGGGACTTGCCGGCGCGGCGGTCAGCACCGCGACGCCGGCTCAGGCCGCGGTGACGGTACGGGTCGAATCGACGATCACCGCGCATGATCTGCCGTACCTGAACAGTCCCTACATCGAGGGTTCGGCGTTGAGTGCGGGGCAGTACGTCTCCGTCGAGTGCTACATCCGTGGTCGGGAGTACGTCGGCGACAACTTCTTCTGGTATCGGATCAACACCAGGTACTATCCGGCGTACGCGATTGCGACGGCGACCGGAATTCCTCAGTGTGGTGGACCGTCGACGGTGCCGTCAGCGGCCAACGGATACAGCAGCCCATCGTTTGACGCGCCCTTTGCCACCGGATGGTTCGACTCCAACGAAACTGTCCAGGTTCTCTGTGTCGCCGCCGGCCAGACCTACAACGGCAGCAATGCCTGGTACTTCGTCAAGGGCTACTTCCTGCACGCCAGCCGGCTCGCCACCCGCCCCGCGCTCTACACCTGCCGGGGCTTCAGCACGCCGGGGGACGAGGTGGCGGCAACGATCGCCGCGGCGTCCAGCATGGTCGGCAGGTACCCCTATTCCTGGGGTGGTGGCAACCAGAACGGCCCGACCTACGGCATCTGCTGTAGCCCGAGCGGCCACGACGACCGCGACGTCTACGGCTTCGACTGCTCCGGCCTGACGCAGTACGCCTTCTACAAGGGCGCCGGGGTCAACATCGGCGGGGACTCGAGGTCGCAGTACAGCAACGGCTATCGGGTTCCGTTCTCCCAGCGCAAGGCGGGTGACCTGATCTTCTGGTCGAACAGCAGCCTGTCGCCGAGCGCGATCCACCATGTGGCGATCTACGTCGGTGGCGGCTACATCATCGAGGCCACCCGGGCCAGCAGCGGTCCCCAGGTCCGCAGGCGCAGCTTCAGTGCGGGCGAGTCCGGCGTGATGCCGGCCGTCGTCCGGCCAATCCGTTGA
- a CDS encoding CHAP domain-containing protein, giving the protein MSKHIAARVVAAVGLLVVTALGQAATAAPAQAAVTVRVESTITAHDLPYLNSPYIEGSALSAGQYVSVECYIRGREYVGDNFFWYRINTRYYPAYAIATATGIPQCGGPSTVPSAANGYSSPSFDAPFATGWFDSNETVQVLCVAAGQTYNGSNAWYFVKGYFLHASRLATRPALYTCRGFSTPGSVTNDYPYRGQTSGVDRWNFYKGQCTSFVAWRLNDRNNIAFHNYYRSVHWGNAYNWENAARSAGITVNSTPRVGSVAQTDSGSGHVAWVAAVHSDGTVTVEEYNYATPSAYGTRRVSSSRFVYLHFPQA; this is encoded by the coding sequence ATGTCGAAACACATCGCCGCCCGGGTGGTCGCCGCCGTGGGCCTGCTGGTTGTCACCGCCCTCGGGCAGGCGGCGACCGCCGCGCCGGCTCAGGCCGCGGTGACGGTACGGGTCGAATCGACGATCACCGCGCATGATCTGCCGTACCTGAACAGTCCCTACATCGAGGGTTCGGCGTTGAGTGCGGGGCAGTACGTCTCCGTCGAGTGCTACATCCGTGGTCGGGAGTACGTCGGCGACAACTTCTTCTGGTATCGGATCAACACCAGGTACTATCCGGCGTACGCGATTGCGACGGCGACCGGAATTCCTCAGTGTGGTGGACCGTCGACGGTGCCGTCGGCGGCCAACGGATACAGCAGCCCATCGTTTGACGCGCCCTTTGCCACCGGATGGTTCGACTCCAACGAAACTGTCCAGGTTCTCTGTGTCGCCGCTGGCCAGACTTACAACGGCAGCAATGCCTGGTACTTCGTCAAGGGCTACTTCCTGCACGCCAGCCGGCTCGCCACCCGCCCCGCGCTCTACACCTGCCGGGGCTTCAGTACGCCGGGGAGCGTGACCAACGACTACCCGTACCGGGGTCAGACGTCGGGCGTCGACCGATGGAACTTCTACAAGGGCCAATGTACGTCCTTCGTGGCGTGGCGGCTCAACGACCGCAACAACATCGCGTTCCACAACTACTACCGATCCGTCCACTGGGGTAACGCCTACAACTGGGAAAATGCCGCGCGCAGTGCCGGAATCACCGTCAACAGCACGCCGAGAGTCGGCTCCGTCGCACAGACCGACAGCGGTTCCGGACACGTCGCGTGGGTGGCGGCGGTGCACTCCGACGGGACCGTGACGGTCGAGGAGTACAACTACGCCACCCCCAGCGCGTACGGCACCCGCCGGGTGAGTAGCAGCAGATTCGTCTACCTGCACTTCCCTCAGGCCTGA
- a CDS encoding Rossmann-fold NAD(P)-binding domain-containing protein, with protein sequence MDILILGGTAWLGREIARQAVDRSHTVGCLARGHSGQPAPGARLLAADRRDPTAYDDARNQSWDAVVEVSWQPGFVRAALAALAAQAGHWTYVSSGNAYAAFDTPGADESFPLREPTDQDEVGRELYGEAKVASEQASAAALGDRLLIARSGLIGGPGDPSGRSGAWVTRAARAPGEPMLVPDTPDLPTQVVDVRDQAAWILDCAERGTIGAYDVVGPTVPFGEWVELCRRIGDHTGPVVHVPQQWLLGQDVKQYMGADSLAMWVVEQGWEGWSARTGAAAVAAGLRHRDRAELVTDILDYERAEGLDRPRGAGLSPQRERALLAAYRSVAAPRSVSRRPGGRR encoded by the coding sequence ATGGACATCCTGATTCTCGGCGGCACCGCATGGCTCGGCCGGGAAATTGCTCGACAGGCTGTCGACCGCAGCCACACCGTCGGATGCCTGGCTCGTGGCCACAGCGGACAGCCTGCACCCGGCGCCCGCCTTCTCGCGGCCGACCGGCGGGATCCAACCGCCTACGACGACGCCCGGAACCAGTCGTGGGACGCGGTTGTCGAGGTCTCCTGGCAACCCGGCTTCGTGCGTGCGGCGCTCGCCGCCCTAGCCGCCCAGGCCGGACACTGGACGTATGTGTCGTCCGGCAACGCCTACGCGGCGTTCGACACCCCCGGCGCGGACGAGTCGTTCCCGCTGCGGGAACCCACCGACCAGGACGAGGTGGGCCGGGAGCTCTACGGCGAAGCCAAGGTGGCCAGCGAACAGGCCAGCGCCGCCGCCCTCGGTGACCGGCTACTCATCGCCCGCTCCGGCTTGATCGGCGGCCCCGGCGACCCGAGCGGCCGGTCCGGCGCCTGGGTGACCCGGGCCGCCCGGGCACCCGGGGAACCAATGCTCGTCCCCGACACTCCCGACCTGCCCACCCAGGTCGTCGACGTCCGTGACCAGGCTGCCTGGATCCTCGACTGCGCCGAGCGCGGCACCATCGGCGCGTACGACGTTGTCGGCCCCACGGTGCCGTTCGGCGAGTGGGTTGAACTGTGCCGTCGGATCGGCGACCACACCGGCCCGGTAGTGCACGTACCGCAACAATGGCTCCTCGGGCAGGACGTAAAGCAGTACATGGGTGCGGACTCGCTCGCGATGTGGGTCGTCGAGCAGGGCTGGGAGGGCTGGTCCGCCCGCACCGGAGCGGCCGCCGTCGCTGCCGGCCTGCGCCACCGCGACCGCGCCGAACTGGTCACCGACATCCTCGACTACGAACGGGCAGAGGGGCTCGACCGACCGCGCGGGGCCGGCCTCAGCCCGCAACGCGAACGCGCCCTGCTCGCCGCGTACCGCTCGGTGGCTGCTCCCCGTTCGGTTTCGCGCCGACCTGGCGGCCGGCGGTGA
- a CDS encoding AfsR/SARP family transcriptional regulator translates to MTVGFGLLGEVEVRVDGRRLPLGHARQRAVLVALLVDANQLVAPDQLIDRVWGDRPPDTVRNTLHSYLSRLRRTLSGAPGVDIVRRSGGYLIAVDELTVDLHRFRRLVGQARSVSDGEQALALFERAFGLWRGEALAGLDTPWGDGVREWLNQQRLEAELVHTDLALRRGRHNELLSELSARVVARPLDERAAGQLMLALYRGGRQAEALSRYEQTRLVLAEEFGADPGPALRQLHQRILSTDPALDLVPEPDVDPTPPSAGDAGPLGRSVIPRQLPAPPGLFAGRVDELVSLDDAAQDQSSSGTTVVISAIGGSGGVGKTSLALRWAHTHLDRFPDGQLYADLRGFGPGPDPVPPSLVLRGFLAALGVNPSAVPVDADAQAGLYRSLVAGRRLLIVLDNARDTGQVLPLLPGSPTCTVLVTSRLQLTGLAATYRARLITLDMLSPGESWELLAGHLGRDRLAAEPAAVGVLLDHCAGLPLALGIVAARAATGRLWPLGMLAGELADTSTRLDALDAGELTVNLRAVFSWSLQALRADAAATFGLLGLAPTEDLSLAAVASLAAEPEPRVRELLRQLELTHLVQQHEPGRYRMHDLVRLYAGEQVDRTADAPARAAALRRLVEFYLHTACAADQLLDPRRAPVPVGEPPPGCVPLPLRSRAEAMTWFDREHSHLLTVQQLAGQLGLHSQVWQFAQAMTTFHVRGNRGHDQVMVWRVTLPAAREEGNRAIQAVAHRYLGQAAEALVDDRAATAHLRWAISQARRAGDVAEQARAHRALHVTWGRRGDGRRALLHALLGLRIFRRLGIDPVEEARGLNAVGWAHAQLGQYEQAWTSCTESAAVLRSHPHPDAEADTLHSLGFIAHRTGQHTEALAHFRQALELYDGVDNARGQVDCLVSLGELYASLGRRDEARQAWGRALTLLRMQHRGGEADALQEQIARQTLPG, encoded by the coding sequence GTGACGGTAGGGTTCGGCCTGCTCGGCGAGGTTGAGGTCCGAGTTGACGGCCGACGTCTTCCCCTCGGTCACGCCCGCCAGCGAGCTGTGCTGGTGGCGTTGCTGGTCGACGCCAACCAGCTCGTCGCACCCGATCAGCTTATCGACCGGGTCTGGGGCGACCGGCCGCCGGACACGGTACGGAACACCCTGCACAGCTATCTCTCCCGGCTGCGCCGGACCCTCTCGGGCGCGCCCGGGGTGGACATCGTCCGCCGTTCCGGTGGCTACCTGATCGCGGTCGACGAGCTGACGGTGGACCTGCACCGGTTTCGTCGGCTGGTCGGCCAGGCACGGTCGGTGAGCGACGGAGAGCAGGCGCTGGCGTTGTTCGAGCGGGCGTTCGGGCTGTGGCGGGGGGAGGCCCTCGCCGGCCTCGACACTCCGTGGGGCGATGGCGTGCGGGAGTGGCTCAACCAGCAGCGACTCGAAGCCGAGCTGGTTCACACGGACCTCGCGCTGCGGCGTGGCCGGCACAACGAGCTGTTGTCGGAGCTGTCGGCCCGGGTCGTGGCACGCCCGCTCGACGAGCGGGCCGCCGGCCAGTTGATGCTGGCGCTGTACCGGGGCGGGCGGCAGGCCGAGGCGCTGTCGCGGTACGAGCAGACCCGGCTGGTACTGGCTGAGGAGTTCGGTGCCGATCCGGGGCCCGCCTTGCGGCAACTCCACCAGCGGATCCTGTCCACCGATCCGGCCCTCGACCTGGTGCCCGAACCGGATGTCGACCCGACACCACCGTCGGCCGGGGACGCCGGACCGCTGGGACGTTCGGTGATTCCGCGCCAGCTCCCCGCGCCACCGGGCCTGTTCGCCGGCCGCGTCGACGAACTGGTCTCGCTCGACGACGCGGCGCAAGACCAGAGCTCATCGGGTACGACAGTGGTGATCTCGGCGATCGGCGGCTCGGGCGGAGTCGGCAAGACCTCCCTGGCGCTGCGCTGGGCGCACACCCACCTCGACCGGTTCCCCGATGGTCAGCTCTATGCCGACCTGCGGGGTTTCGGACCCGGTCCCGACCCGGTGCCGCCCTCCCTGGTACTGCGCGGTTTCCTGGCGGCCCTGGGCGTCAATCCGAGTGCCGTACCGGTCGACGCGGACGCGCAGGCGGGGCTGTATCGGAGCCTGGTCGCCGGTCGACGCCTGCTGATCGTGCTGGACAACGCACGGGACACCGGTCAGGTTCTGCCTCTGCTGCCGGGCAGCCCCACCTGCACCGTGTTGGTCACCAGCCGACTCCAGTTGACTGGGCTGGCCGCCACCTACCGGGCCCGTCTGATCACCCTCGACATGTTGAGCCCGGGGGAAAGTTGGGAGCTGTTGGCGGGTCACCTCGGCCGCGACCGGCTGGCCGCCGAGCCGGCGGCGGTCGGGGTCCTCCTCGACCACTGTGCCGGCCTACCGCTGGCGCTCGGCATCGTCGCCGCCCGGGCCGCCACCGGGCGGTTGTGGCCGCTGGGGATGCTGGCCGGCGAGTTGGCCGACACGTCGACCCGGCTCGACGCGCTGGACGCGGGCGAGTTGACCGTCAACCTGCGCGCTGTCTTCTCCTGGTCCCTGCAGGCGCTCCGCGCCGACGCGGCAGCGACCTTCGGCCTGCTCGGACTGGCGCCGACCGAGGACCTCAGCCTCGCCGCCGTGGCCAGCCTCGCGGCCGAGCCGGAACCCCGGGTCCGCGAGTTGCTACGGCAGTTGGAGCTGACCCACCTGGTGCAACAGCACGAGCCTGGCCGCTACCGGATGCACGACCTCGTCCGGCTGTACGCGGGCGAGCAGGTGGACCGGACGGCCGACGCCCCGGCGCGGGCGGCGGCGTTGCGACGCCTGGTCGAGTTCTACCTGCATACGGCCTGTGCCGCCGATCAGTTGCTGGATCCGCGCCGGGCCCCCGTCCCGGTCGGCGAGCCGCCACCGGGCTGCGTCCCCCTGCCACTGCGCAGCCGGGCCGAGGCGATGACCTGGTTCGACCGCGAGCACAGCCACCTGCTCACCGTGCAGCAGCTCGCCGGACAACTCGGTTTGCACTCGCAGGTGTGGCAGTTCGCCCAGGCGATGACCACCTTCCACGTGCGTGGCAATCGCGGGCACGACCAGGTCATGGTCTGGCGGGTCACGCTGCCGGCCGCACGGGAGGAGGGCAACCGGGCGATCCAGGCAGTCGCGCACCGTTACCTGGGACAGGCCGCCGAGGCACTGGTCGACGACCGGGCGGCCACCGCACACCTGCGTTGGGCGATCAGCCAGGCTCGCCGGGCCGGCGATGTCGCCGAGCAGGCCCGTGCCCACCGTGCTCTGCACGTGACCTGGGGCCGGCGAGGTGACGGCCGGCGGGCGTTGCTGCACGCCCTGCTGGGTCTGCGGATATTCCGGCGGCTGGGAATCGACCCGGTGGAGGAGGCCCGTGGGCTCAACGCCGTCGGTTGGGCGCACGCCCAACTCGGTCAGTACGAGCAGGCCTGGACCTCGTGCACAGAGTCGGCCGCCGTGCTCCGGAGCCACCCGCACCCGGACGCCGAGGCCGACACGCTGCACAGCCTCGGCTTCATCGCGCACCGCACCGGTCAGCACACCGAGGCGCTGGCTCATTTCCGACAGGCTCTGGAGCTGTACGACGGCGTGGACAACGCCCGGGGGCAGGTGGACTGTCTGGTCAGCCTCGGTGAGCTGTACGCGAGCCTGGGCCGGCGCGACGAGGCTCGCCAGGCGTGGGGGCGGGCGCTGACCCTGTTGCGAATGCAGCACCGTGGCGGGGAAGCCGACGCACTCCAGGAACAGATCGCCCGGCAGACCCTTCCCGGCTGA